One Streptomyces sp. B21-105 genomic region harbors:
- a CDS encoding DUF397 domain-containing protein, producing the protein MPEAAWRKSSYSTGGGGECLEVAAVPGAVLVRDSKRPEGERLAVGAEAWAGFVRMAAAR; encoded by the coding sequence GTGCCAGAAGCCGCCTGGCGCAAGAGCAGCTACAGCACAGGTGGCGGCGGAGAGTGCCTGGAGGTCGCTGCCGTTCCCGGAGCCGTACTGGTCCGGGACTCCAAGCGCCCGGAAGGTGAGCGTCTGGCTGTCGGGGCCGAGGCGTGGGCGGGCTTTGTGCGGATGGCCGCAGCGCGCTGA